The following are from one region of the Leptolyngbya sp. 'hensonii' genome:
- a CDS encoding pentapeptide repeat-containing protein, whose protein sequence is MTANPEDFSQPNPSAPEGPPSSLPPTEGNPTGNGVGPGGTTPPESGPLAHRSPNIQPVTPVPANPQSANSADSPLNNPIMVTLTAFAILVLGLITGIDWLQIAGTIMTLFTSIRLGWPAFKPILQEMVSEKEQPLIIAAIGLILTLIGFLQIVGVNQALIAWLSQPDWDALGALGEIFGALGQILIAVLAVYIAWRQYVISKDLTIQQNTITQQQTIDAYFQGVSDLVLDEEGLLEDWPQERAIAEGRTAAILASVNAEGKAKVIRFLSRAKMLTPLRRDRRLGRAILDGIGGYEEDRLHGVRVIDLGVMLARSDLSDTDLRWTDLSEANLVKANLARCDLVKANFSRTILYGANLQNTDLEGVRFFYGRLEKASPRSRTEPPDYTTGVHTGAVVENADFTDAEDLGDEQRYYLCAWGGTKTRGTIPGGCQGIPNLLGR, encoded by the coding sequence ATGACAGCCAATCCTGAAGACTTTTCCCAGCCCAATCCATCTGCCCCGGAGGGGCCTCCCTCCAGTTTGCCCCCGACTGAGGGCAATCCTACTGGTAATGGGGTAGGACCCGGTGGAACAACTCCGCCTGAGTCTGGGCCATTGGCCCATCGATCGCCCAACATCCAACCGGTAACCCCAGTTCCAGCTAACCCTCAATCGGCTAATTCTGCCGATTCCCCTTTGAACAACCCGATCATGGTGACGTTAACCGCCTTTGCCATTTTGGTCCTGGGCCTGATTACCGGGATCGACTGGTTGCAAATTGCTGGTACTATCATGACACTATTTACCTCGATTCGCCTTGGCTGGCCTGCATTTAAGCCGATTCTGCAGGAAATGGTTTCTGAGAAGGAACAGCCCCTGATCATTGCCGCGATCGGACTGATCTTGACCCTGATCGGTTTCCTGCAAATTGTGGGGGTGAACCAGGCCCTGATTGCCTGGCTCAGCCAACCTGATTGGGATGCCCTGGGGGCTTTGGGTGAGATCTTTGGGGCTCTGGGACAGATTTTGATTGCAGTCCTGGCTGTTTATATTGCCTGGCGACAGTATGTGATCTCCAAAGATCTGACCATTCAGCAAAATACGATTACCCAGCAACAGACCATCGATGCCTATTTCCAGGGCGTCTCCGATCTGGTCTTGGATGAGGAGGGCCTGTTGGAAGATTGGCCCCAGGAACGAGCGATCGCAGAGGGACGAACTGCAGCGATTCTGGCCAGCGTCAATGCGGAGGGGAAAGCCAAAGTGATTCGGTTTTTGTCTCGGGCCAAGATGTTGACGCCTCTGCGCCGCGATCGGCGGCTGGGGCGGGCCATTCTGGATGGGATTGGTGGATATGAGGAAGATCGCCTTCATGGCGTGCGGGTGATTGATCTGGGGGTGATGCTGGCACGCTCCGATCTCTCTGATACGGATTTGCGCTGGACAGATTTGAGTGAGGCTAACCTGGTCAAAGCCAATCTGGCCCGGTGCGACCTGGTGAAGGCGAACTTCAGTCGCACCATCCTGTATGGGGCCAATCTGCAGAACACGGATCTGGAGGGGGTCCGCTTCTTCTATGGCCGGTTAGAAAAGGCCAGTCCCCGCAGTCGGACGGAACCCCCCGACTATACGACAGGGGTCCACACTGGGGCCGTGGTCGAGAATGCAGACTTCACGGATGCGGAAGATCTCGGTGATGAGCAACGCTACTATCTTTGTGCCTGGGGTGGCACTAAAACGAGAGGAACCATACCCGGCGGATGTCAGGGCATTCCCAATTTACTGGGCCGCTAG
- a CDS encoding glycosyltransferase family 2 protein, whose protein sequence is MQFRYSLVIPIFNEEVTLKELYHRLKPVMDNLDGPVELILVNDGSHDRSLELMQELHQQDGRICYLSLARNFGHQIAVTAGLNFARGEIIVVLDGDLQDPPELIPAMVEKWRQGYQVVYAQRTQRHREGWFKRFTAYVFYRLLKQLADIDIPLDTGDFCLMDRCVVKVLNTMSERNRYIRGLRSWVGFRQTAILYERDPRFAGEVKYTFRKSWTLAINGLVSFSIVPLKISTYIGLFSALMAILMAILILYWRIVAPQSSLVGFATIFVAIFFLGAVQLVSIGILGEYIGRIYEEVKGRPLYTLSEIAGFEQE, encoded by the coding sequence ATGCAGTTTCGATACTCTCTGGTAATTCCCATCTTTAATGAAGAGGTGACGCTGAAAGAGCTATATCACCGGCTAAAGCCAGTTATGGATAATCTGGATGGGCCAGTGGAGCTGATTCTGGTGAATGATGGGAGTCACGATCGTTCCCTGGAACTGATGCAGGAACTGCATCAGCAGGATGGACGAATCTGCTACCTGAGTCTGGCGCGCAATTTTGGTCATCAGATTGCGGTAACCGCCGGGCTGAATTTTGCTCGCGGTGAGATTATTGTCGTTCTGGATGGAGACTTGCAAGATCCACCGGAACTGATTCCCGCCATGGTTGAGAAATGGCGACAGGGCTATCAGGTGGTCTATGCTCAGCGAACTCAACGGCATCGAGAGGGGTGGTTCAAGCGTTTCACCGCCTATGTGTTCTACCGTCTGCTCAAACAACTGGCGGATATCGATATCCCCCTGGATACAGGGGACTTTTGTCTGATGGATCGATGCGTCGTGAAGGTGCTGAACACCATGTCTGAGCGTAACCGCTATATTCGGGGCCTGCGATCGTGGGTTGGGTTTCGGCAAACAGCCATTCTCTACGAACGGGATCCTCGCTTTGCCGGGGAAGTGAAATATACCTTTCGTAAATCCTGGACTCTGGCGATTAATGGTCTGGTTTCTTTCTCCATTGTGCCCCTCAAAATCTCCACTTACATCGGCTTGTTCTCAGCCCTGATGGCGATTCTAATGGCGATTCTGATTCTTTACTGGCGGATTGTAGCTCCCCAATCCAGCTTGGTTGGGTTTGCAACTATCTTCGTGGCCATTTTCTTTTTGGGAGCCGTGCAACTGGTCAGCATTGGCATTCTGGGAGAATATATCGGTCGCATCTATGAGGAAGTCAAGGGCAGACCCCTTTACACCCTGAGTGAAATAGCCGGATTTGAACAGGAATAA
- a CDS encoding pentapeptide repeat-containing protein, producing MDVEQLVARYAAGERNFVGINLTEANLSGVNLSQANLSLANLSVANLSGANLSGANLSGAKFNVARLSGANLSKANLNGAILNVANLIRADLNGAVLIQAALVRAELVLAELSGVDLRQANLTEANLKEAKLRQANLAGANLSNADLRGANLSEANLDQVNLQGADLAKADLRGVDLSGAELKQAILNQVDLRGANLSGANLRWANLSGSLLSGTDLSEAKLSGADLSKADLSYANLLNASLIYADMSQVNLIGADWIGADLTGATLTGAKVYGLPRFGVKTEGLTCEWVDLSPEGDRSQLYRLYEDEYKKFFRATPPSIQIAIDSILDHEANVLLAAAYRRISQICTEIKKPPSIEVGRRRTTLTISVESDEQILMAAFAVVLPFDDASAIQRNIAGLMKVIQSRGNRDFSVRELERMNHLTTALSQLNQALSGIQLPTERSLFLSAPTEVTLRNTNDQTLSLYRNSGFGKHFGQKLSDEPDSQTSESQTTGIKISLPPVTVVVNFIRGFYYLDK from the coding sequence TACGCTGCTGGAGAACGGAACTTTGTCGGTATTAACTTGACGGAAGCCAATTTGAGTGGCGTGAACCTGAGTCAGGCAAACCTGAGCCTGGCCAATTTGAGTGTGGCGAATCTGAGCGGAGCCAATTTGAGTGGTGCGAACCTGAGTGGGGCCAAGTTCAATGTGGCCCGATTGAGCGGTGCGAATCTGAGTAAGGCGAATCTGAATGGAGCCATTCTGAACGTTGCAAACCTGATCCGGGCTGACTTAAACGGAGCGGTGCTGATTCAGGCAGCACTGGTGCGGGCAGAATTGGTTCTGGCCGAGTTGAGCGGGGTAGACCTGCGGCAGGCCAATTTAACGGAAGCGAACCTGAAGGAAGCTAAACTGCGACAGGCAAATCTGGCTGGTGCGAATCTCAGCAATGCTGACCTGCGGGGCGCAAATTTGAGCGAGGCCAATCTGGATCAGGTAAACTTGCAGGGCGCTGATCTGGCTAAGGCTGACCTCCGGGGGGTCGATCTAAGTGGGGCAGAACTAAAACAGGCGATCTTGAACCAGGTAGACCTGCGGGGAGCCAATCTGAGTGGGGCTAATCTTCGTTGGGCCAACCTGAGTGGTTCTCTGCTCAGCGGAACTGACCTGAGTGAAGCTAAATTAAGTGGGGCCGATCTCAGCAAAGCAGATTTGAGCTATGCCAATCTACTGAATGCCAGTCTGATCTATGCCGACATGAGTCAGGTAAATTTGATTGGAGCCGATTGGATTGGAGCCGATCTGACTGGTGCAACCCTAACTGGCGCAAAGGTCTATGGTTTACCCAGGTTTGGGGTCAAAACGGAGGGATTAACCTGCGAATGGGTAGACCTGAGCCCGGAGGGCGATCGGTCTCAACTGTACCGCCTCTATGAAGATGAATACAAAAAATTCTTTCGGGCGACCCCCCCCAGCATCCAGATTGCCATAGACAGTATTCTCGATCATGAAGCTAATGTGCTGTTGGCCGCTGCTTACCGGCGAATTTCCCAGATTTGCACCGAGATCAAAAAGCCACCCAGCATAGAGGTAGGACGTCGTCGCACGACCTTGACAATCAGTGTCGAGAGCGATGAACAAATTCTGATGGCCGCCTTTGCAGTCGTCTTACCCTTCGATGACGCCAGCGCCATCCAGCGCAATATCGCCGGTCTGATGAAGGTCATTCAATCCAGGGGGAATCGAGATTTCAGTGTCAGAGAATTAGAACGGATGAATCATCTCACAACCGCCTTGAGTCAACTGAATCAGGCTTTGAGTGGGATTCAATTGCCCACCGAACGATCGTTGTTTTTGAGTGCCCCCACCGAAGTCACCCTTAGGAATACCAATGATCAGACCCTGAGTCTTTACCGCAATTCTGGCTTTGGCAAGCACTTTGGCCAGAAACTGAGTGATGAACCGGATAGCCAGACTTCAGAATCCCAGACAACAGGCATCAAAATCTCCCTGCCCCCCGTAACCGTGGTTGTAAACTTTATTCGCGGATTTTATTATCTGGATAAGTAA